The genomic window TTTGCGATTTTTTTCGGCCCCGCATCGCCCTGACCGCGAACGCGGACGGCCATCGCTCCCATGACGGCCCCAATCAGCGGCGACCGGAACGCCCTTGCAGCAACAACAAGGGCACCTGATGCCCCGCGAGTTTGATACGGCGGGAGCAACTCCCCTTGTGGGTGGTGACAACCAAGGGGCCCCGGTCAGCGCTGATCAAGCGGCGATGCGTGCTGACCGCCTTTGTTGGCGGCGGCGAATCTGGTAGAAAACCCTCTCCCGCGGTGATTACGTGCGTCGCGGTTTCTTTTTTAGAACTGCTTGTGAAATTTTTCACAAGCCTTTTGTGGTGGTTCCGGGACGAGCATTCATTCATGACCGTAATCAAAAAAGGCCTCAACCTACCGATCACCGGTTCGCCCGAGCAGCGGATTGAGTTGGCGCCGCACGCCGCTCAGGTCGCGCTATGGGGCGACGACTATGTTGGTATGCGGCCCACGATGTTGGTGCAGCCGGGCGATCGCGTGAAGCTGGGTCAACCGATCTTTACCGACAAGAAAACCGAAGGTGTGACTTACACAGCGCCGGCGGCCGGCACGGTGTCCGCGGTCAATCGCGGTGCCAAGCGTAAGTTTTTGTCACTGGTGATCGACGTCGATGGAGATGAGGCCGTCGATTTTGGTGGCAGCGACGTGCAAGCGATGAGCCGCGACGCGGTGGTCGAAAAGTTGACCGAAAGTGGACTCTGGCCGGCCTTTCGGACTCGGCCCTATGGTCGTATTCCCTCGCCTGCCAGTCAGCCGCATTCGATCTTTGTGCAGGCTATCGATACCAATCCTTTGGCTGCCGATCCGGTCGTCGTGCTGGCCGAGCGTAACGAAGAGTTTGTGCTGGGGCTGCTGGCAATTCAAAAGCTGACCGAAGGCACGACCTACGTTTGCAAAACCCCCAAGGCGGAAATCCCCGGTGACGGAGTAAAGGGCGTTCGCGTCGAAACCTTCGACGGTCCTCATCCCGCGGGCTTGCCGGGCACCCACATTCATAATTTGGATCCGGTCGGCCCGAACAAGACAGTTTGGTACATCAACTACCAGGACGTGGCGGCCATCGGGTCGTTGTTGCAGTCCGGCCGTATCGATAATCGCCGCGTGATCTCGTTGGCCGGTCCGTTGGTCAAACAGCCACGGTTGTTGGAAACGCGATTGGGTGCGGCGATCGACGCTCTGGTGGAGGGACAGTTGGATGAGTCCCGCACGCCGCGGATTATCTCTGGATCGGTGCTGCATGGCCGCAAGGTCGATTCCGACGCTCGCTTCCTGACCCGCTACGCCAACCAGATTTCGGTCATCGAAGAAGGGGATCACCGCGAGTTCTTGGGCTGGCAGAAACCCGGCTTAGACAAGTTCTCGACGACTCGCGTGTTTGCCTCGGCGGCGCTCAAAGACAAGAAGTTTGACTTCACCAGCACGACCCACGGCAGCGAGCGGGCGATGGTTCCGCTGGGCACCTACGAGCAGGTGATGCCGCTGGACATTTTGGCAACTCAACTGCTGCGGGCATTGATCGTCCGCGATACCGAACAAGCTCAGTTACTCGGTGCGCTCGAGTTGGAAGAAGAAGATTTGGCGCTGTGTACGTTCGTTTGCCCCGGCAAGTACGAGTACGGCACCATCCTTCGCGACAACCTGACCACCATCGAACACGAAGGTTAAGCCGATGCAAGCACTGCGCGATATTCTGGACAAAGTCCATCCGCATTTTGCCGAGGGAGGCCTGTTGGAAAAGGCCTACCCGGTATACGAAGCGCTCGACACGTTTCTTTACACTCCCGGCGAAACCGCCACGGGCGCGACACACGTCCGCGATGCGATCGACCTCAAACGCATGATGATCACGGTCGTCCTGGCGTTGATTCCGGTGACCCTGTTTGGGATGTGGAATGTTGGTTACCAAGCCAATCTTTCGCTCCAAGCAATGGAGCAGGCCGAAGTCGAAGTGGAGCAGGATTGGCATCACGCCGTCCATAACTACATCGGGTTCGAGAACGACCCGGCCAACCATCTGGACAACTTTATTCTGGGTGCCATTTTCTTCATCCCCATCTATACGGTCTGCATGTTTGTGGGGGGCCACGTGGAAATGGTGTTCAGTGTGATCCGGGGGCACGAAATCAATGAAGGCTTCCTGGTTACGGGATTATTGTTCCCGCTGACTCTGCCGGCATCGATACCACTGTGGCAGGTGGCCGTAGGGATTGCCTTTGGCGTGATCGTGGCCAAAGAAGTATTTGGCGGTACCGGCCGCAACTTCTTGAACGTAGCTTTAACGGCTCGGGCATACCTGTACTTTGCTCACGCCGGTGACATCAGCGGCGACAAAGTGTGGACGGCGGTGGACGGTTTCAGTGGCCCCACGCCGCTGGGAGCTTTGGCGATTTCGCCTCCGGCCGAAAGCGTCGAAACCACGTTAAGTACGATTCAATATGCGTACGCGTCCAACACCGCGACGGGAGTGGCCGAAGCACCGGTCAGCTGGATGTCGGCCTTCCTGGGCACGATCCAGGGCTGCGTCGGCGAGACCAGCGCGTTGTTGTGCATCGTCGGGGCCTTGATCTTGATCGCCGCGGGCATCGGTTCCTGGCGAATCATGTTGAGCGTGATCCTGGGCACCTTGGCGACCTCGTTGTTGATGAATCAGGTCAGCAGCGACACCAACCCGATGTTCGCCGTCCCGTTCCACTGGCACATGGTGATTGGCGGGCTGGCCTTTGGGCTGGTGTATATGGCAACCGACCCGGTGAGTGCGTCGATGACCAATACTGGAAAATGGTTTTATGGTGGCCTGATCGGCTTAATGACGGTGTTGATCCGCGTGGTCAATCCGGCGTTCCCCGAAGGCGTGATGCTGGCGATTCTGTTTGGGAACGTATTCGCTCCCCTGATCGACTATTTCGTAATGCAAATCAATATTCGACGGAGGGTGGCTCGCTATGAAACAGCGTGACTCATTGCAATACACTATCGGCGTCGCGCTGGCGCTGTGTGTGGTCTGCTCGCTTAGCGTGAGCGCCGCGTATGTGTTCCTGAAACCTCGGCAAGATGCCAACAAGCTGCTCGACCGCCAGCGAAACATCGTCGACGCGGCTGGCTTGGCCGATGACGAGCTGGGGATCTCAGCGTCGGAGCTGACCCGCGATCAGGTTGAAGAACTCTACCGAGTCGTGGAAGAACGTTTCGTCGACCTTCGCAGCGGCAACTACACCACCGAAGTCGACAAGGACTACGATCCGCGTGAAGTCGTCAACAACAGCGAAGAGCAATACATCGAGGCACTTCCTGAAGGTATCAAGAACCCCTTGGGTACCGACCTTCGCGAACGCATCGTGCGGGTCTACCTGATCAAAGATTTTAAAGACGACAGTGTTGTCAAGCAGGTCGTGTTGCCGGTTTACGGTAAGGGCTTGTGGTCGACCCTGTACGGCTACTTGGCATTGAAGAAGGACATCGAAACCGTACAAGGTTTGACGTTCTACGAGCACGGCGAAACGCCCGGTTTGGGCGGCGAAGTCGACAACGTCAACTGGAAGGCTCAGTGGGTCGGCCGCGAGGTGTTTGGTGACTCCGGTGAACCCGAGTTGGGCGTCAGCAAGGGCCCCGCGCCCAGCGACAACCCCTATTTGGTTGACGGATTATCCGGGGCCACGATCACCAGCAACGGCGTGACCGATCTGCTGCGATACTGGGTCAGCGACAACGCCTACGGCCCGTATTTGGAAAAGTTGAAAACCGAACTGGCTGGTGGCGAGCCGGTGCCCACCACGGCCGGTGAAGATCCGGGCCCCGCCCCCGCGGATGACGCATCCGACGGTGATCAATCCGACGACGAAATTCCCGTTGTCGAACGCAAAAAACCCGCTGCGACGGAAGGAGAGGCCGAATAAGCCATGGCAAAACAAAAAGCGATGGACGTCCTGTTTGGACCGATTTTTCAAAACAACCCGATCGCCTTGCAGATCCTGGGGATCTGTTCGGCCTTGGCGGTGACCACCAAGATGAGCACCGCGTTGGTGATGACGATTGCGGTGATCGCCGTGACCGCTTGCAGCAACGCGGCCGTCAGTGCGATTCGGCATTACATCCCCAGCAGCATCCGGATCATCGTGCAGATGACCGTGATCGCTTCGTTGGTGATCATCGTCGACCAAATCCTAAAAGCTTTTCTGTTTGAAACCAGCAAGCAGTTGTCGGTGTTTGTGGGGTTGATCATCACCAACTGTATCGTGATGGGACGCGCCGAAGGCTTCGCCATGAAAAACGGCGTGCCGGTCAGCTTCCTGGATGGGCTCGGCAACGGCCTGGGTTACGGATTCGTGTTGATGTTTGTGGCCTTCTTCCGCGAACTGTTTGGCAGCGGAACGGTGTTTGGTTACGAAGTCTTCCGCACCATTCGTCAGGAAGGTGGTTGGTACGACCCCGACAACCTGATGCTGCTGCCGCCCAGTGCATTCTTCCTGATTGGATTTTTGATCTGGGTGATTCGCGTGTTCTACCCTGAACAGATCGAGGAGGCCTAAGAGCCATGAACGAATACATCAATATTTTTGTCAAAGCGGTTTTCGTCGAAAACCTGGCACTGGCCTTCTTCCTGGGGATGTGCACGTTTTTGGCCATTTCCAAAAACGTCAAAACGGCCCTCGGCTTGGGCGTCGCAGTGATCGTGATCGAAGGCATCACCGTGCCGGCCAACAACCTGCTGTTCAATTACTTGCTGAAACCCGGCGCGTTGGTGTGGCTTGCCGAGTTGTCCGGCGGCTCGCTGCTGTCGCTCGAACAAGCCAAAGCGTTGGACCTGACGTTCCTCAGCTTTATCAGCTACATCGGTGTGATCGCCGCCATGGTGCAGATCTTGGAGATGTTCCTCGATCGCTTCTTCCCACCGCTTTACAATGCCTTGGGAATTTTCCTGCCGCTGATCACCGTGAACTGCGCCATCCTGGGAGCTTCGCTGTTTATGGAACAGCGTCGCTACGACTTCGGCGAATCCTGTGTCTACGGCTTGGGCTGTGGCGTGGGCTGGGCTTTGGCAATCGCCGCCCTGGCCGGGATCCGTGAAAAAATGAAATACTCCGACGTGCCGCCCGGGCTACGCGGATTGGGAATCACCTTTATCACCGTCGGACTGATGGCCCTGGCCTTCATGTCGTTTGGCGGGATTCAGCTGTAGTCCGCCTTGTACACAAGGTGCGCGGACGAGCCGAATCGAGCCGTATTGAATTAGATTTTTTTGTCGCTTGCTTACCAGCTAACGCGGATAGAGTTTGATGGACGCATTGATTATTACCTTTGGCGTGCTGATGTTCACTCTGGTGATCTTGGCATTGGTGTTGCTGATTTTGGCTGCCAAAAAACAGCTGGTCCCCTCCGGCCCCGTGAAGATCACGATCAATCACCAGAAAGAAGTCGAAGTTCCCGCCGGCGGTAAACTGCTGGGCGCCCTGGCCGATGCCGGCGTGTTCGTTTCCAGTGCCTGTGGCGGCGGCGGCACCTGTGCTCAGTGCGAAGTGCACGTCACCAAAGGCGGTGGCGACATCCTGGCCACCGAAAAGAACCACATCACTCCCAAGGAAGCTCGTGAAGGCAAACGCCTGAGCTGCCAAGTGGCCGTCAAGCAGGACATGGAAGTCGAGGTTCCGCCGGAAGCCTTCGACACCAAGAAGTGGAAGTGTAAGGTTCGCAGCAACGACAACGTGGCTACGTTCATCAAAGAACTGGTGCTGGAATTGCCCGCTGGCGAAGAGGTGGCGTTCCAAGCGGGCGGTTACATCCAAATCGAATGTCCGCCGCACACCGTCCATTACAAAGACTTTGATATCGATCCCCGGTTCCACGAGGACTGGGACAAATACAATATTTGGAAGTACGTCTCCAAGGTCGAAGAACCCGTCGTGCGGGCCTATTCGATGGCCAACTATCCCGGCGAACAGGGCATCATCATGCTGAATGTGCGTGTTGCCAGCCCTCCGCCACGAGCGCCCGAAGGCACCCCGCCAGGTAAGATGTCCAGCTACATCTTTAACCTCAAACCCGGTGATGAAGTCACCATCAGCGGTCCCTACGGTGAATTCTTCATCAAAGACACTAAAGCGGAAATGGTCTACATCGGAGGTGGAGCCGGGATGGCGCCGCTGCGTAGCCATATCTTCGAATTGTTCAAACGCGGCAAGACCGACCGCAAGGTTTCGTACTGGTACGGCGGACGCAGCAGCCGCGAATTGTTCTATGTCGATCACTTCCGCAAGATCGAAGAGGACTTCCCGAACTTCAAGTTCAACATCGCACTCAGTGAACCGCTGCCGGAAGATAACTGGACCGGCTACGTGGGCTTCATCCACCAGGTGTTGCTGGAAAACTACCTTAAGGACCATCCCGCGCCCGAAGACATCGAGTACTACATCTGTGGTCCGCCGATGATGAACGCGGCCGTGTTTAAGATGTTGGATGATCTGGGTGTGGAACCCGAAAACATCGCCTACGACGACTTCGGCGGATAAGTCCGTTGTACTTCACCCTCCCTCTGGGCGGGTCGAGCGTCAGCGAGGGGAGGGCGGCGTGGGACCGAATCAGTGGTCTCCGATCGGACAGCGTCCATCTCAACCTTTTTAGATGCCAGGACACGCAGCTTTATGAACGTCCCCTGCTGCAAAACGCTATTTTCGATCGCTCTGCTGTTTGCGGTGGGGTGCGAGCGGTCACAAGAACACGGCGACGCTGCGGCGCCGTCCGATACAGCAGCGGCAGCGGGCGAACAAGCAGCCGCTGGGGCGGTGACCGTCGTCGAGGCCTACGGCCGCACGATGGGCACGACCTATTCCGTCAAGATCGCCAATCCACCGTCGACTCTGCCCGAGGATTGGCGGCTGCAAATCGATGCCGAACTGCGCCGCGTCAACGACCAAATGTCGACCTATCTGAAGTCCTCGGAGCTGAGTCGCTTTAACCAATCCGACTCGACCGATTGGTTTGCCGTATCGTCCGATACAGCCGAAGTGGTTTCGTACGCCCTGGAAGTGTCGCAACAAACCGAAGGTGCCTTTGACGTCACGGTGGCCCCGCTGGTGAACGCCTGGAGTTTTGGTCCGGACGAACGCACCCAGCAGGTGCCCTCGGACCAGCGGCTCGCCGAAATTCGCCAGCGGATCGGCTATCAACACCTACAGGCTCGGATGGAACCGCCGGGTTTACGAAAGGCGATTCCCGAGCTGACCGTGGACCTGTCGGCAATCGCCAAAGGGCACGGCGTGGACCGGATCGTGGAATTGCTGAGCGGCCTCGACGCAGAGCACGTATTTGTGGAAATCGGCGGCGAAGTCCGCGTGACCGGTGGCCGCGTGGACCGTCCGTGGGGCGTCGGCATTCAACAACCCGATGGCGCTCCCAGCGAAGTCCTGGTGGCCTTGCCACTGTCCGATGGAGCGGTGGCCACCTCGGGGGATTACCGAAACTTCTTTGACGCCGACGGCCAGCGTTATTCCCATACCATCGATCCTCGCAGCGGCAAACCGATCTCGCATCCGCTGGCCTCGGTGTCGGTTCGTGCGAACAATTGCATGATGGCCGATGCCTGGGCCACCGCCATCAATGTGCTTGGTAAACAAGCGGGCTTGGAAACGGCTCAACGCATGAACCTAGATGTCATGCTGATCACCCGTCAGGGCGATCGGTATGAGTCGATACGCACGGGGGTTTTTGATGAGCTTTAGCGTGATGTTCTTAGTGGCCGGGATTACCTTTGCCGCTTTCCTGATTGTAATCGCCGGGATGGCTGTGGGCGTGCTGTTCGGCCGCCGCTCGATTAGCGGTTCCTGCGGCGGCTTAGCCAATCAAACCGACGCCGAAGGCAACACCAGTTGCAGCTTGTGCGAAAACCCCAGCGAGGCATGTCGCGAATTGAAGTCGCGAATGCAAACTCCAGCCGACGCCGAGTAGCACGCGGGGGTGTCTAGCGTGCGAGGCTTGCAGAGGCGTTTGACGTGAAGCCTTTGCACGGGGCCTTACGAGTTCAAGTGTGTGAGTGAACAAGACTTGGCTTTATCGTGGGGACGCGAGCGAATTCCAGCCGCCCCTCCCCAAATATTTTGCGCATTACGTCCTCAGCTGGTTCATCGTTGCAATCGGCGCAGCCGCTAAACTCCCTGCGACCGAATACGTGTAGCCCATTATTGGTTCACTTTCTGCACCCCCTCACACGTGCTTCCAGACCATTGCGTCGTAGGCTTGTTTGTTGGAACCTTACCCCCCAAGCGAAGGCTAGTGATGACCAGCACGAATGATTCTTCCGGACGACTGCAAGACCGTTTTGCGGTGGATGCAACTTCCCCTGTGCCGGTCTGGGTGGCCGCGGGCATGCACTGGAACGAAGCCGCGATCGTGGGCCGGTTGAGTGACATCAGTGCTTCGGGATGTCAGTTGCAGACCACGCAGTGTCTGCCCAACGAATCGAGCACGGTGATTACTAAAATCGAGAAACCGGAACAAGCTTTCAGCATGGAAGCCGCCGCTCGAGTGTGTTGGGCTCGGCAGACCCGCGTCGGCCAGTTCGCATACGGACTTCGCTTTCGCCGCCCCCTGCCCGACGTGGTCCTGCAATCGATGGTGATGCGAGGCATTGTGACCCGTCGCGACAACGATCGGCAACCGATTCAGATTCCCGCCGAATTACACCGGCAACTGGTTTCCGGCAAGCCGATGCAGGCCATGATCGCCAATGTTTCCGAAGGCGGCCTGCAGTTGCTGACCGCTGCATCGTTAGAGATCGGCGAACGACTATTGGCCCGGCTGGACAATGGTCGCTCCTCGATGCTTCGCGTCGTCTG from Roseimaritima ulvae includes these protein-coding regions:
- a CDS encoding Na(+)-translocating NADH-quinone reductase subunit A — translated: MTVIKKGLNLPITGSPEQRIELAPHAAQVALWGDDYVGMRPTMLVQPGDRVKLGQPIFTDKKTEGVTYTAPAAGTVSAVNRGAKRKFLSLVIDVDGDEAVDFGGSDVQAMSRDAVVEKLTESGLWPAFRTRPYGRIPSPASQPHSIFVQAIDTNPLAADPVVVLAERNEEFVLGLLAIQKLTEGTTYVCKTPKAEIPGDGVKGVRVETFDGPHPAGLPGTHIHNLDPVGPNKTVWYINYQDVAAIGSLLQSGRIDNRRVISLAGPLVKQPRLLETRLGAAIDALVEGQLDESRTPRIISGSVLHGRKVDSDARFLTRYANQISVIEEGDHREFLGWQKPGLDKFSTTRVFASAALKDKKFDFTSTTHGSERAMVPLGTYEQVMPLDILATQLLRALIVRDTEQAQLLGALELEEEDLALCTFVCPGKYEYGTILRDNLTTIEHEG
- a CDS encoding NADH:ubiquinone reductase (Na(+)-transporting) subunit B — its product is MQALRDILDKVHPHFAEGGLLEKAYPVYEALDTFLYTPGETATGATHVRDAIDLKRMMITVVLALIPVTLFGMWNVGYQANLSLQAMEQAEVEVEQDWHHAVHNYIGFENDPANHLDNFILGAIFFIPIYTVCMFVGGHVEMVFSVIRGHEINEGFLVTGLLFPLTLPASIPLWQVAVGIAFGVIVAKEVFGGTGRNFLNVALTARAYLYFAHAGDISGDKVWTAVDGFSGPTPLGALAISPPAESVETTLSTIQYAYASNTATGVAEAPVSWMSAFLGTIQGCVGETSALLCIVGALILIAAGIGSWRIMLSVILGTLATSLLMNQVSSDTNPMFAVPFHWHMVIGGLAFGLVYMATDPVSASMTNTGKWFYGGLIGLMTVLIRVVNPAFPEGVMLAILFGNVFAPLIDYFVMQINIRRRVARYETA
- a CDS encoding Na(+)-translocating NADH-quinone reductase subunit C; the protein is MKQRDSLQYTIGVALALCVVCSLSVSAAYVFLKPRQDANKLLDRQRNIVDAAGLADDELGISASELTRDQVEELYRVVEERFVDLRSGNYTTEVDKDYDPREVVNNSEEQYIEALPEGIKNPLGTDLRERIVRVYLIKDFKDDSVVKQVVLPVYGKGLWSTLYGYLALKKDIETVQGLTFYEHGETPGLGGEVDNVNWKAQWVGREVFGDSGEPELGVSKGPAPSDNPYLVDGLSGATITSNGVTDLLRYWVSDNAYGPYLEKLKTELAGGEPVPTTAGEDPGPAPADDASDGDQSDDEIPVVERKKPAATEGEAE
- a CDS encoding NADH:ubiquinone reductase (Na(+)-transporting) subunit D, with translation MAKQKAMDVLFGPIFQNNPIALQILGICSALAVTTKMSTALVMTIAVIAVTACSNAAVSAIRHYIPSSIRIIVQMTVIASLVIIVDQILKAFLFETSKQLSVFVGLIITNCIVMGRAEGFAMKNGVPVSFLDGLGNGLGYGFVLMFVAFFRELFGSGTVFGYEVFRTIRQEGGWYDPDNLMLLPPSAFFLIGFLIWVIRVFYPEQIEEA
- the nqrE gene encoding NADH:ubiquinone reductase (Na(+)-transporting) subunit E, which codes for MNEYINIFVKAVFVENLALAFFLGMCTFLAISKNVKTALGLGVAVIVIEGITVPANNLLFNYLLKPGALVWLAELSGGSLLSLEQAKALDLTFLSFISYIGVIAAMVQILEMFLDRFFPPLYNALGIFLPLITVNCAILGASLFMEQRRYDFGESCVYGLGCGVGWALAIAALAGIREKMKYSDVPPGLRGLGITFITVGLMALAFMSFGGIQL
- the nqrF gene encoding NADH:ubiquinone reductase (Na(+)-transporting) subunit F, with protein sequence MDALIITFGVLMFTLVILALVLLILAAKKQLVPSGPVKITINHQKEVEVPAGGKLLGALADAGVFVSSACGGGGTCAQCEVHVTKGGGDILATEKNHITPKEAREGKRLSCQVAVKQDMEVEVPPEAFDTKKWKCKVRSNDNVATFIKELVLELPAGEEVAFQAGGYIQIECPPHTVHYKDFDIDPRFHEDWDKYNIWKYVSKVEEPVVRAYSMANYPGEQGIIMLNVRVASPPPRAPEGTPPGKMSSYIFNLKPGDEVTISGPYGEFFIKDTKAEMVYIGGGAGMAPLRSHIFELFKRGKTDRKVSYWYGGRSSRELFYVDHFRKIEEDFPNFKFNIALSEPLPEDNWTGYVGFIHQVLLENYLKDHPAPEDIEYYICGPPMMNAAVFKMLDDLGVEPENIAYDDFGG
- a CDS encoding FAD:protein FMN transferase — translated: MNVPCCKTLFSIALLFAVGCERSQEHGDAAAPSDTAAAAGEQAAAGAVTVVEAYGRTMGTTYSVKIANPPSTLPEDWRLQIDAELRRVNDQMSTYLKSSELSRFNQSDSTDWFAVSSDTAEVVSYALEVSQQTEGAFDVTVAPLVNAWSFGPDERTQQVPSDQRLAEIRQRIGYQHLQARMEPPGLRKAIPELTVDLSAIAKGHGVDRIVELLSGLDAEHVFVEIGGEVRVTGGRVDRPWGVGIQQPDGAPSEVLVALPLSDGAVATSGDYRNFFDADGQRYSHTIDPRSGKPISHPLASVSVRANNCMMADAWATAINVLGKQAGLETAQRMNLDVMLITRQGDRYESIRTGVFDEL
- the nqrM gene encoding (Na+)-NQR maturation NqrM → MSRYARGFLMSFSVMFLVAGITFAAFLIVIAGMAVGVLFGRRSISGSCGGLANQTDAEGNTSCSLCENPSEACRELKSRMQTPADAE
- a CDS encoding PilZ domain-containing protein; the protein is MTSTNDSSGRLQDRFAVDATSPVPVWVAAGMHWNEAAIVGRLSDISASGCQLQTTQCLPNESSTVITKIEKPEQAFSMEAAARVCWARQTRVGQFAYGLRFRRPLPDVVLQSMVMRGIVTRRDNDRQPIQIPAELHRQLVSGKPMQAMIANVSEGGLQLLTAASLEIGERLLARLDNGRSSMLRVVWTMAQDNKFRVGCAFLNVASKNAIHHAA